The Pseudomonas leptonychotis genomic sequence CCTATCGCCGTGTCACCGGCGCGGTGATGATTGGCATTCTGCTGGTCACTGGCCTGTCGATCCTGTTCGGCTTGTCGCAGCTCAGCGGTGTGGTCTCGATGCCACCATCACTGATGCCAACGCTGATGCAGCTGGACATCATGGGCGCGCTGGATATCGGCCTGCTCAGCGTGATTTTCGCCTTCCTCTTCGTCGACCTGTTCGACACTTCGGGCACTCTGGTCGGCGTGGCGCAGAAAGCCAACCTGCTGGATAAAGACGGCAAAATGCCCAAGCTCGGCCGCGCCCTGCTGGCCGACAGCACCGCGACCATGGCCGGCGCGGCACTGGGCACCTCGACCACCACCAGCTACATCGAGTCCGCAGCAGGCATTAGCGCCGGCGGCCGTACCGGCCTGACCGCGTGCGTAGTCGCCATTTTGTTCCTGTTGGCGCTGTTCTTTGCTCCGCTGGCGGGCGCCGTACCCGCCTTCGCCACCGCGCCGGCGCTGCTGTTCGTCGCCGTACTGATGATGAGCAGCCTGGCGCAGATCGACTGGGACGACCTCACCGTCGCCGCTCCGGTCGTCATCGCTGCCCTGGCCATGCCGCTGACCTTCTCGATTGCCAACGGCATTGCCTTTGGCTTTATCGCCTGGACCGTGATCAAGCTGCTCGCCGGCCGCTGGCGCGACCTCAACCCGGCGCTAGTGGTGCTTTCCGCCTTGTTTGTAATCAAACTGGCCTACTTCGCCTGATGACCCGCTGGATCGGCGCTCCCGATCCAGCCCTTTTTTGAAAGAGTCCTGCATGAGTCGTTCCCAGTTCGATCCCGCCAGTTACGCCGCCCAACTTGCTGAAAAGCAACAGCGCCTGATTGAGCTGCTGGCGCCGTTCGACGCCCCTCCCCCGGAGGTATTCGAGTCGCCGCGTGAGCACTATCGCTTGCGCGCCGAATTCCGCCTGTGGCGCGAAGACGGTGATCGTCATTACGCCATGTTCGAGGCCGGCGATAACCTCAATCCGATTTTCTTCGAAGACTTCCCCATTGCCAGCGCGCAAATCAATACGCTCATGCCGCGCCTGAAAGCGGCGTGGCAAGCCAGCAGCGCGTTGAGTTTTAAGCTGTTTCAGGTCGAGTTCCTCACCACACTGGCCGGCGATGCGCTGATTACCCTGTGCTACCACCGCCCGCTAGACGCCGCATGGCAAGCTGCCGCCGAGCAACTTGCGAGCGAATTGCAGGTGAGCATCATTGGCCGCTCCAAAGGCAAACGCAGCGTGATCGGCAAGGACTATGTCGAGGAAAAGCTCACAGTCGCGGGCCGGACTTTCAGCTATCGCCAACCCGAAGGCGCCTTCACCCAGCCTAACGGCGATGTGAACCAGAAGATGCTCAACTGGGCTTTTGCAGCGCTTGGCGAGCGCCAGGACGACCTGCTGGAGCTGTATTGCGGTAACGGCAACTTCACCCTGCCGCTGGCCACCCGCGTGCGCAAAGTACTGGCCACCGAGATCAGTAAAACATCAGTTAATGCAGCCTTGGCCAACCTGGCTGATAACGGCGTGGACAACATTACCCTGGTGCGCCTGTCCGCCGAAGAGCTGACCGAAGCACTTAATGAGGTGCGCCCGTTCCGCCGCTTGGCCGGCATCGACCTGAAAAGCTATGACTTCGGCAGCGTCTTCGTCGACCCGCCGCGCGCCGGCATGGACCCGGATACCTGCGAGCTGACCCGCCGCTTCGAGCGCATCCTCTACATCTCCTGCAACCCGGAAACCTTGGCCGCCAACATCGCCCAGCTCAGCGACACCCACAAAGTGACGCGTTGCGCGCTGTTCGACCAGTTCCCCTACACCCACCATATGGAATCAGGCGTATTGCTGGAGCGGCGCTAGCGTTACCGTGCCACCCCCAGCGGTTGATTGCTCAAGCAGCAGACCCATCGGCAGATTGGCGTAACAGGTTGCGCCGTTATCTAAACTGCTGACCGCGGGTGCGCCAGCACCCTTCTCCCGAGGAGTCGCCAATGCACCGTTATCTGCTAGCCCTGCTGCTGCCCTTGCTGAGCGCCTGCATCAGCGCACCTGAACCCTCAGCGCACGTGCTGCAGCCGGCGCCAGATAACCCACAGCAAACCTTCAATGTCAGCGCGATAAGAACCAGCGGCCACCGCATGGATCTGGAGCAGCGTTTCAACCTTGCGGTTGAGAACGCGCTGCTCGCCAAAGGCTATCGACTCAATGCAGCGCAGCCTGATATGCAGGTCATCTACGCCTTAGGCCTGGCCCATGAACAAGGTATTGAGCTCGCGCCAGTGGCCGTGGGCGGCACGGTTTACACCCAGACCCGCGCCACCGACGATGAGCGGGCGCGCCTGGCCTTACGCATTCTCGACAGCCAAACCCAAGCGGTGCTGTTCCAGGCGCAGATCAGCCGCCAGCTGCACAACCCGGACATGAGCCAGGAAAACTTCAACCGTGGCGTGGCCGAGATTCTGCAAGGCTTCCCCGACGCGCGTTAACTCAGAGACGTTGCACGCCGCGCAGCGCCCAGAAGCACAGGCCCACCGACACCACCTCAAGCAGCAGCGCATAGAAATTAAACGTCTGCTGCGCGCCACCATCGAGCCAAAGCCCGCCGATGCGGGCCAATGCCAGCGAGCTGTACAGCAGCACCAGCAAAGTCAAGGCTGCGCGAGTCAGGTCAAAACGGCTCAATGACAAGCCGATAAATGCCGCCAGCCCAATCTGCAAACCGCCGTAAAACGCGCGCATGTCAGTGGCTGCCGCCGGCGACATCAACAGCATGCCGCTGAGGTTGGCCATTTCATGCGGTCGAACAAAATAAGCCAAGCCCAGGCCGGCCAACGCCAGCAGTTGAATCACCAGAACTACGCGTGCAAACAGCATGGAAAGCGTCCTTACCCCGAGAGTCGTGCGCGCAGCATAAGCCGCCCCGACCAATCCGCAAACCCGCATCACTTGGGCTCGCCCGCGCACAGCGTTATGCTCGCTTCATCACCCTTGGAGATCATGCACATGCGCCGCCTTATTCTGCTCGCCGGACTCTTCAGCAGCCTGGCCAACGCCGCCGAACTGCTGACCATCGACGTGCACCGCGACCCGCACTGCGGCTGCTGCAAAGCCTGGATCAGCCACCTGCAAGACAACGGCTTTACCGTCAACGACCATGTCGAAGACAACATGAGTGCGCTTAAACAACGTCTCGGTGTGCCGCCGCGCCTGGCCTCGTGCCATACCGGCGTGATCGACGGCAAGTTCGTCGAAGGCCATGTACCGGCGGCTGACATTCTCAAGTTGAGCCGACAGCCTGACCTGCTGGGTGCGGCAGTACCGGGCATGCCCACCGGCTCCCCCGGCATGGAACGTGGCGATATCCGCGATGCCTACCAGGTCATCGGCCTGGATAAGCAAGGCCAAGAACGCGTGCTCAGCGATTACCCAAGCAACTGAGCCGCTGACGACTGGGCTGGACAAGCGCCGCCGGCCGACGACACTCAAAGGTGCTAAACCATAAGGAATGCAACAAATGCGCTGGAAACGGGCAAGACGCAGTGACAACGTGGTGGATGCGCGCGGCAGCAGTGGACGGCGCATGGGTGGAGGCAAAGGCCTGACCCTCGGTGGTGTGGCCATCGTGGTGATCGTTGGCCTGCTCAGCGGCCAAGACCCCATGCAGATCCTCGGCCAGCTGGCCGGGCAAGCCATGCAAGGCGGCTCGCCAAGCCAGCAACAGAGTACGGCACCGCCAGTTAATGATGAGCAATCCGAGTTCGTCCGCGCCGTGCTCGGCGACACCGAAGACACCTGGCGGGAGATCTTTCAAGGCGCCAAACAGCAATACCGCGACCCAACCCTGGTGCTGTTTAGTGGCGGAGTAAATTCGGCCTGCGGTTTTGCCAACTCGGCGGTCGGGCCGTTCTACTGCCCGGGCGATCAACGGGTGTATATCGACCTGGCGTTCTTTCGCGAGCTGGAGCAGCGCTTCGGCGCAGCGGGCGATTTTGCCCAAGCCTATGTGATTGCCCATGAAGTCGGCCATCACGTGCAAACCCTGCTGGGTGTCTCAGCCAGGGTCAATGCCGCACGCCAACGTGGCGAGCGGGTGGAAGGCGCCACCGGCTTACTGGTCCGCCAGGAACTGCAAGCCGATTGCCTGGCAGGCGTATGGGCTTACCATGGCCAGCGCCGGCATGACTGGCTGGAGCCGGGGGATATCGAGGAGGCGCTGAACGCAGCCAACGCCATCGGCGATGACCGCTTACAGAAACAGGCCAGCGGCCAGGTGGTGCCGGATTCCTTCACCCACGGCAGTTCCGAGCAACGCGTGCGCTGGTTCAAAACCGGTTTCGACGGTGGTGATATCGGCCGTTGCGATACCTTCAAGGCCACGCGCCTGTAGCCGCCTCATGCCGAAGGGCTACAGGCTGAACGTTGCCAGGCATGGATAACGGACATAAAAAATGCCGCTCACCTGGTCAGGTGAGCGGCATTTTTCTCAGCAGCACCCTCTACTGCGCCCAGGGCGGAGGTGGCTCCTCGCCTTTGGGCGCGTCTTCGGCATTCAGCAGCGCCTGACGGCGCTCTTCGTCAGCCAGCGCGGCTTTGATTTCGCGCATCACTGCATCGATATCGGCGTCTTCTTCCGGGTCGTCGAACTCACCCGTCAGCGGGGTTTCCGGGGTTAGATCACCAGCCTCATACAGCGCCCACATTTCCTTGGCGTACTTGGTAAAGCGCAGTTCTGGCGCGAACTGCCCAAAGTAGGCCGACATGTTACCGACGTCACGCTCAAGCATCTTGAATGCATGGTTGTTGCCTGCAGCATCAACCGCTTGCGGCAGGTCGATAATCACCGGGCCACCGGGATCGAGCAGTACGTTGAATTCCGACAAGTCACCATGCACCAGGCCGGCGCAGAGCATTTTCACTACTTCATGAATCATGAAGGCATGGAATTCACGGGCATCGTCGGGGTGCAGGTCAACATCGTTGAGGCGCGGCGCAGCATCGCCTTCGCCGTCATCGACCAGCTCCATCAGTAATACGCCTTCGAGGAAGTCATAGGGCTTAGGCACCCGCACACCGGCATTAGCCAAGCGGAATAAGGCGGCAACCTCAGCGTTCTGCCAGGCGTCTTCCTGCCCCTTACGACCGTACTTGGAGCCTTTGGCCATGGCCCGGGCATCACGGCTGTTGCGTACCTTGCGGCCTTCTTGATATTCGGCGGCCTGGCGAAAACTGCGCTTATTGGCCTCTTTGTAAACCTTGGCGCAACGCAATTCGTCACCACAGCGCACTATATAAACCGCCGCTTCTTTACCGCTCATCAGCGGGCGTATCACTTCATCGACCAGCCCGGCTTCGACCAGGGGTTCAATACGTTTTGGCGTCTTCATCAGCTTTAATCAGGGGTCCTGTGTTGCCCAAGTCGACTCTGCCGCCCGTTATACGGCAATCTTTAAGCAGCGCCCACCCTCCTGTCAGCATGGACGGCATGCTTGCCGCAGAATTTTCCAGCGCCAGCACCGCAAGGTCGTCTTTTCAGACCGTTGTCGCCATCGCGACAACGCACAAAGAATCGCTCAAGCGCAACGGTTCCAGGCCCATCCAAGACCGTCTACCAAGATACGCCATGCGCCACCAGCCAGCAGCGATGCAACCAAAGAGGATCACGCACTGTCGGAGTGGGGGTACGCATCAGCCAGTAATTAGTGCCCCAAAACGTGCGGCACTCACTGGCCTGAGCCTGTAGTCATGGGGAATAACCTTGAAAAGCGCCCAATCTGGCCTAAGCACTGTTACGCAGAGGCCTACCCTCTACCGACACAGCGCGCTGAGCGATCTGGCAGCCCAGCGTCATGCCCACCCCAGCCGGTGCAAGGGCATCAGCGCGCCGTGCATCGCTTCTAGCTATGTCGTCACCGCCACACCCGCACGCTATATCAGCCTCTTGTGCGCGCAATTTGCTCACAAACTGCCCGTCAGTGTTGATGAGCAGCACGGCTGTATCGAGTTTGCGTTTGGCCTCGCGCACCTGCATGCCGACAGCGCCGGTCTGCACCTCACGGCCCTGAGCAATAGTGCGCAAGACCTGGAAAAGCTCAAACACTTGATCGCCACCCACTTCGAGCGCTTCGCCTGGCAAGCCGAGCTGAACCTCGACTGGCAGTAGTCACCCCGCAGGCAGGGTCAGCTCGATACGTTCCGCCAACGCGTCGTCCAAACGCTGTAGCTCGGCATGAATCGAGGCCGCGTCGGCGACCTAGGCGCGCTCCTGCTCACTCAACGACACCGCCGCTGACGCTGACGCGGCGAGTGACAGCCGGCTAAGCAGCAACAGAGAGCAGAGGCGCGGCATGGCGGCATCCTTGTGGGTGATCATTGGTCTTCAGCTTAGGGCCTGTCGGGATTCTGGCGAACACCACTCAAGGCAGGTTGTCGCCAAACGCTGTTCCGATATTGATGCCCAGGCTGATCACGCCCAACAACGCACCGGTATCGGGGTCATAAAGCGGTGCCGACACCTTGCTTTGAAAGCTCTGCGTCGAGCCGTCATATTCAATCGCGCCAATATAAACCTCGCCGGCGGGCATTCGCTCAGCGCGCTGGAAATCCACCTCATCAGCCTGCCAGTAATCGCTAGTGGGCTCGCTCAGGGCAACCAGTTGGCCGCTGGCATCACTGATAAAAATCTCATTAAACAGTGGTGAGTACTGCTGAGCGATACCGGCCAGCAACTGTGACGGACGCAGCTTAAGCATGCGCCGGATCAGCGGCTTCTCCTCAAGGATGCGTTCGCGCCGCCACTGGCGATCCAGCTCCTGAATCCGCTCATGGCTGTTATCGCGCTGCGGCGCTTCACGCAACGCGCTGAGCAGGTCCGCATGCAGCCCCCAACGCGCCACATGCTGCGTGGCCAGCTGGCGCAGATAGGCCTGCTCGGCCTGACTCAGCTCAGTACTGGCTGGCGCACAACTTTCCACTTGGCGGTTGAACGCCTTGAGGAAGTCCGGATGCTCATCAATAAAGTTTTTGGAGAAATACACACCCAGCGGTGAGTAGCGCACAAAACGCTGATGCAGCTTCTGCTCCCCCTGAGCCTGCTGCAGGGTACTGTGCATGGCGTTGTTGTCGGCCAACAGCATGTTGATCCGACCATGACGGAGCATTGCCACCAGCTGCTCCAGCCGCGGCACTTTCTGTTCGATCTCGATGCCTCGTGATTCAAGCCAGATCATGCTGTTGCTGCCCAGCACACTGCCGATGCGCAGCTGCTAGTCCCAAATGGGCAAATTGAGCAAGCTGGGGTCCAGCGCATACCAGTACCATTTCTCGATCAGCAGCGGCGCCGAGAGCACCGCGTAGCCATCCACCAGGCTGTTGGGCGCCGAGCTGAAGAAGCCATCAGCAATCTGCCGGCTGACATTGCGCCGAGCTCGCTGCAAGGAGGTCAACTGAATCTGATAGGGCTGCTGCATCCTGTTGAAAATGCATTCGAGCACCGTGACCGAAAGCCCGCCCAGCTGCCCATCGACCACCACTTGATAGGGCTCTTCGAAACTGGTGTCGAGACGCACCGGCAACGGCGGTTGCGCGGCGGCGCATACACTGGCAAGCACCAGTAAGAGCCCCAAATGACGCAGTCTGAACATTGCCCCCTCCTGGCGTGTACGCCGTTGCGAATGCAAGGAGTCTAGGCGAGCTTCGCGAAGTCCACGCGTACCAGCGTGTAACCGGTTTGAAAGTCAGATGTGGATTGGCAGCCCGCCAGGCGCAGCCGACAATCAACCCATAACTATTGAGGATCGCGCCATGCTTGATGCCGACCGCTGCTGGCAAGCCGTATGCGAGCGTGATGCCGCGCAGGACGGTCAGTTCATCTTTGCCGTGCGCAGCACCGGCATCTACTGCCGCCCCAGTTGCCCTGCTCGACGCCCCAAGCGTGACAACGTCAGCTTTCATCCCGATGCTGCCAGCGCTGCGGCAGCCGGATTTCGCCCGTGCAAACGCTGCTCACCGCACGGGCAGAGCCCGGCCGAAAACCTGGATGCTTTGGTCATAGCCGCCTGTGAGCTGCTCGATAACAGCGAGCCACCACCCACTCTTGAGCAGTTGGCTGCACGCATCGGCCTTTCTGCGTCACACCTGGCACGCGCCTTCAAGGCCCGCACCGGCCTGACGCCAAAAGGCTGGAGTGAAGCGCAACGCCGTGCGTGCCTGGAACAGCAGCTGCCCCAAGCCGGCAGCGTACTGGATGCTGCGTTGTGCGCCGGCTACTCCGGCACCCGTGGCCTGTATCAACAGCTGGCAGCACTGAGCCCGGCGCAGCGACGCAAGCAAGGGGCGGGCGAGCGGTTGCGCTACAGCATCGTGCCCTGCCCGCTCGGCCAGTTGTTGCTGGCCAGTAGCGTCAAGGGTGTCTGTGCATTGCTATTTGGGGACGACGCCGACGCGCTGCTGGCCGAGCTGCAACACCGCTTTGCTGCCGCCGAGTTGCACCTGGATGACCTTGGATTGGGTAACGAATTGCGCCAGGTCCTCGCACAGCTCAACGAGCCACAACGCGCCGCACAGCTGCCGTTGGATATTCGCGGCACGGCATTTCAGCAGCAGGTATGGCGCGCCTTGCAGCAGATTCCGGCGGGGCAGACGCGCAACTACGCCGAGCTGGCCGCGAAGATCGACAGTCACCCGCGCGCCGTGGCACGCGCCTGCGCCAGCAATGCGCTGGACCTGCTGGTGCCTTGTCACCGGGTGATCGCCAGCAATGGCAGCCTCAGCGGTTACCGCTGGGGCATTGCGCGCAAGGCGGTGCTGCTTGAGGGCGAACATGCAGGACTTGGGCGGGAGAAGCTTTAGCCGTGATGCTTTTAGCGCGGCCTATGTCCATCGCGGCTAAAGCCCCTCCCAGAGAAAACGGCACAAAAAAACAGCGGCACCACTTGCGTGGGCCGCTGCAAATCACGGAGTTGCATACATCAGTACCCGCACAGCGTGCGGATACCGCTGTTTGATTACTTTTCCAGGATTGCCGTCACACCTTGACCGCCAGCGGCGCAGATCGAGATCAGCCCGCGCCCTTCTTGTGCCACCGAAAGCAGCTTGGCCAGGTTGGCGACGATGCGCCCGCCCGTGGCAGCAAAGGGATGACCGGCGGCCAGCGAGCTGCCCTTGACGTTCATCTTGCTACGGTCGATAGAACCCAACGGCGCATCCAGGCCCAGGCGGGTTTTGCAGTAGTCGGCGTCTTCCCAGGCCTTGAGGGTGCACAGCACCTGGGCGGCGAAGGCTTCGTGGATTTCGTAATAATCAAAATCCTGCAAGGTCAGGTTATTGCGCGCCAGCAGGCGCGGCACTGCATAGGCTGGGGCCATCAGCAGGCCTTCCTTGCCGCCGACAAAATCCACCGCCGCCGCTTCGCCGTCCTTCCAGTAGGCCAGAATCGGCAAACCACGGGCTTTGGCCCACTCTTCGCTGGCCAGCAGCACCAAGGATGCGCCATCGGTCAACGGTGTGGAGTTGGCGGCCGTCAAGGTGCCGCG encodes the following:
- a CDS encoding NCS2 family permease — its product is MLERLFQLNAHNTTVRTEVLAGLTTFLTMAYILFVNPNMLAETGMDKGAVFVATCLAAAIGSAIMGLVANYPIALAPGMGLNAFFTYTVVLTMGHTWQVALGAVFLSGVIFFLLSIFKIREWIINSIPMALRAGIAAGIGLFLAIIALKNAGIVVDNPATLVGLGDLSQGGPLLACLGFFVIAALAYRRVTGAVMIGILLVTGLSILFGLSQLSGVVSMPPSLMPTLMQLDIMGALDIGLLSVIFAFLFVDLFDTSGTLVGVAQKANLLDKDGKMPKLGRALLADSTATMAGAALGTSTTTSYIESAAGISAGGRTGLTACVVAILFLLALFFAPLAGAVPAFATAPALLFVAVLMMSSLAQIDWDDLTVAAPVVIAALAMPLTFSIANGIAFGFIAWTVIKLLAGRWRDLNPALVVLSALFVIKLAYFA
- the trmA gene encoding tRNA (uridine(54)-C5)-methyltransferase TrmA, with the protein product MSRSQFDPASYAAQLAEKQQRLIELLAPFDAPPPEVFESPREHYRLRAEFRLWREDGDRHYAMFEAGDNLNPIFFEDFPIASAQINTLMPRLKAAWQASSALSFKLFQVEFLTTLAGDALITLCYHRPLDAAWQAAAEQLASELQVSIIGRSKGKRSVIGKDYVEEKLTVAGRTFSYRQPEGAFTQPNGDVNQKMLNWAFAALGERQDDLLELYCGNGNFTLPLATRVRKVLATEISKTSVNAALANLADNGVDNITLVRLSAEELTEALNEVRPFRRLAGIDLKSYDFGSVFVDPPRAGMDPDTCELTRRFERILYISCNPETLAANIAQLSDTHKVTRCALFDQFPYTHHMESGVLLERR
- a CDS encoding DUF4136 domain-containing protein yields the protein MHRYLLALLLPLLSACISAPEPSAHVLQPAPDNPQQTFNVSAIRTSGHRMDLEQRFNLAVENALLAKGYRLNAAQPDMQVIYALGLAHEQGIELAPVAVGGTVYTQTRATDDERARLALRILDSQTQAVLFQAQISRQLHNPDMSQENFNRGVAEILQGFPDAR
- a CDS encoding DUF4345 domain-containing protein, with amino-acid sequence MLFARVVLVIQLLALAGLGLAYFVRPHEMANLSGMLLMSPAAATDMRAFYGGLQIGLAAFIGLSLSRFDLTRAALTLLVLLYSSLALARIGGLWLDGGAQQTFNFYALLLEVVSVGLCFWALRGVQRL
- a CDS encoding DUF411 domain-containing protein; amino-acid sequence: MRRLILLAGLFSSLANAAELLTIDVHRDPHCGCCKAWISHLQDNGFTVNDHVEDNMSALKQRLGVPPRLASCHTGVIDGKFVEGHVPAADILKLSRQPDLLGAAVPGMPTGSPGMERGDIRDAYQVIGLDKQGQERVLSDYPSN
- a CDS encoding neutral zinc metallopeptidase → MRWKRARRSDNVVDARGSSGRRMGGGKGLTLGGVAIVVIVGLLSGQDPMQILGQLAGQAMQGGSPSQQQSTAPPVNDEQSEFVRAVLGDTEDTWREIFQGAKQQYRDPTLVLFSGGVNSACGFANSAVGPFYCPGDQRVYIDLAFFRELEQRFGAAGDFAQAYVIAHEVGHHVQTLLGVSARVNAARQRGERVEGATGLLVRQELQADCLAGVWAYHGQRRHDWLEPGDIEEALNAANAIGDDRLQKQASGQVVPDSFTHGSSEQRVRWFKTGFDGGDIGRCDTFKATRL
- a CDS encoding PA4780 family RIO1-like protein kinase, with amino-acid sequence MKTPKRIEPLVEAGLVDEVIRPLMSGKEAAVYIVRCGDELRCAKVYKEANKRSFRQAAEYQEGRKVRNSRDARAMAKGSKYGRKGQEDAWQNAEVAALFRLANAGVRVPKPYDFLEGVLLMELVDDGEGDAAPRLNDVDLHPDDAREFHAFMIHEVVKMLCAGLVHGDLSEFNVLLDPGGPVIIDLPQAVDAAGNNHAFKMLERDVGNMSAYFGQFAPELRFTKYAKEMWALYEAGDLTPETPLTGEFDDPEEDADIDAVMREIKAALADEERRQALLNAEDAPKGEEPPPPWAQ
- a CDS encoding DUF2218 domain-containing protein, with the protein product MKSAQSGLSTVTQRPTLYRHSALSDLAAQRHAHPSRCKGISAPCIASSYVVTATPARYISLLCAQFAHKLPVSVDEQHGCIEFAFGLAHLHADSAGLHLTALSNSAQDLEKLKHLIATHFERFAWQAELNLDWQ
- a CDS encoding PDC sensor domain-containing protein, translating into MIWLESRGIEIEQKVPRLEQLVAMLRHGRINMLLADNNAMHSTLQQAQGEQKLHQRFVRYSPLGVYFSKNFIDEHPDFLKAFNRQVESCAPASTELSQAEQAYLRQLATQHVARWGLHADLLSALREAPQRDNSHERIQELDRQWRRERILEEKPLIRRMLKLRPSQLLAGIAQQYSPLFNEIFISDASGQLVALSEPTSDYWQADEVDFQRAERMPAGEVYIGAIEYDGSTQSFQSKVSAPLYDPDTGALLGVISLGINIGTAFGDNLP
- the ada gene encoding bifunctional DNA-binding transcriptional regulator/O6-methylguanine-DNA methyltransferase Ada, with protein sequence MLDADRCWQAVCERDAAQDGQFIFAVRSTGIYCRPSCPARRPKRDNVSFHPDAASAAAAGFRPCKRCSPHGQSPAENLDALVIAACELLDNSEPPPTLEQLAARIGLSASHLARAFKARTGLTPKGWSEAQRRACLEQQLPQAGSVLDAALCAGYSGTRGLYQQLAALSPAQRRKQGAGERLRYSIVPCPLGQLLLASSVKGVCALLFGDDADALLAELQHRFAAAELHLDDLGLGNELRQVLAQLNEPQRAAQLPLDIRGTAFQQQVWRALQQIPAGQTRNYAELAAKIDSHPRAVARACASNALDLLVPCHRVIASNGSLSGYRWGIARKAVLLEGEHAGLGREKL